From the Bacteroidia bacterium genome, one window contains:
- a CDS encoding Omp28-related outer membrane protein produces the protein MKSLLTALLIVCTSPLLAQTWTYTSTTGPQEDMSDFRNGCALIGSGPMDDVLTGWQTLPFSWMFGDTSVNGYFISDNGYITFDPSATVSDPDNAAGNVHNAIFAFWDDLFLEGGHSIWSNEVRTKTTGVAPDRRHIIMWVSAVPKGSSWSVHNVSFALVLYEKGGFEIVQIAGKPSRNMSGTMGAINADGSVLTLAGDSPDLEYPSLTADPNDDIRTIFTWSQSALDAALETLDVPAVIRHTESVSVTGTVRNSGSETITSFRVGYSINGSGEQVLDVDNLTLRSNQTHAFVHPVRWTPDAAGSEYILTCRIFDINGGDDEVAENNTLSTTIFTILGITSPKRVLVEEFTGAWCGWCPDGMLQVERVRDAYPDAIAVAIHAGGNDAMIIPAGSAIAQAFTPAYPTAMIDRVKFEGEKGVAISRGNEAWVLRTGDRRQTYTPLSVNVTSSYDAARKRITARVVLTFSDYAPPADYRVHCWLVHDKLTGSGSGWNQANYFSGNTTYRNHPFYSLPNPVPDFEHRHVLRASATGSWGDESILPDAPAASSEWEALYHFDYDAEGIEENLSVVAFITTHSEDVTDREVLNAGMAHLRPLAVEAVHTPDVTMRSIHPQPADQVVQIEVGSGKPGLLRLDVFDMLGRCVYAHPPTQISAGTSNLNIPVSRLANGPYLIRLSEGGQTLQRHILVAR, from the coding sequence ATGAAATCACTGCTTACCGCTTTGCTCATCGTCTGTACTTCCCCGCTCCTCGCGCAAACCTGGACCTATACTTCGACAACCGGTCCGCAAGAGGATATGAGTGACTTCCGTAACGGATGCGCCCTGATTGGGTCAGGGCCAATGGATGACGTATTGACAGGATGGCAAACCCTCCCTTTCTCCTGGATGTTTGGTGATACCAGCGTCAATGGCTATTTCATCAGTGACAATGGGTACATCACATTTGATCCGTCCGCTACCGTCAGCGATCCCGATAATGCCGCGGGAAACGTGCATAACGCTATCTTCGCCTTCTGGGATGACCTCTTCCTCGAGGGCGGTCACTCGATATGGTCCAACGAAGTTCGCACAAAGACGACGGGTGTTGCACCGGATCGCAGACATATCATTATGTGGGTGAGCGCTGTTCCGAAGGGCTCTTCGTGGTCGGTACACAATGTGAGTTTCGCCCTGGTTCTGTATGAAAAAGGCGGCTTCGAAATCGTGCAGATCGCGGGCAAGCCATCGCGGAATATGTCGGGTACGATGGGAGCCATCAATGCTGACGGTAGCGTGCTGACTCTGGCCGGCGACAGCCCTGATCTCGAGTACCCTTCCCTGACTGCGGACCCGAACGATGACATCCGGACGATTTTCACTTGGTCGCAAAGTGCGCTGGATGCCGCGCTCGAAACGCTCGACGTTCCCGCGGTGATACGTCACACGGAATCGGTAAGCGTCACCGGAACTGTGCGCAACAGCGGTTCGGAAACAATAACCTCTTTCCGCGTGGGGTACAGTATCAACGGGTCCGGGGAGCAGGTGCTGGATGTCGACAATCTGACTCTGCGATCGAATCAGACGCACGCATTCGTGCATCCCGTACGATGGACACCCGACGCAGCGGGAAGCGAGTACATACTGACATGCAGAATATTCGACATCAACGGCGGTGACGACGAAGTCGCGGAGAATAACACGTTGAGCACCACGATTTTCACGATACTGGGTATCACTTCTCCGAAGCGTGTGCTTGTCGAGGAATTCACCGGTGCATGGTGCGGCTGGTGCCCGGACGGCATGCTGCAAGTTGAACGTGTTCGCGATGCGTATCCCGACGCCATCGCGGTCGCCATTCATGCGGGTGGCAACGATGCGATGATCATTCCCGCCGGATCGGCCATAGCGCAGGCATTCACACCTGCGTATCCGACAGCCATGATCGATCGGGTAAAATTCGAAGGTGAGAAAGGAGTAGCGATTTCGCGGGGCAATGAAGCCTGGGTGCTTCGCACCGGAGACCGACGCCAGACCTACACTCCCCTGTCGGTGAATGTGACGAGCAGCTACGACGCAGCGAGGAAAAGAATCACTGCCAGAGTGGTTCTGACGTTCAGTGATTATGCTCCTCCCGCGGATTACCGTGTGCATTGCTGGTTGGTTCACGACAAACTCACGGGGAGTGGCAGCGGATGGAACCAGGCAAATTATTTCAGCGGAAATACGACATACCGAAACCATCCCTTCTATTCCCTCCCCAATCCCGTTCCTGATTTCGAGCATCGGCACGTACTGCGTGCGTCCGCGACGGGGAGTTGGGGCGATGAGAGCATTCTGCCCGATGCCCCGGCGGCATCCTCCGAATGGGAGGCGCTCTACCACTTCGACTACGATGCCGAGGGTATAGAGGAGAATCTGAGCGTCGTGGCATTCATTACCACGCACAGCGAAGATGTAACTGACCGCGAGGTCCTGAACGCGGGTATGGCACATCTTCGGCCTCTGGCTGTGGAAGCTGTGCATACACCGGATGTCACTATGCGGAGTATACATCCGCAACCGGCTGACCAGGTGGTGCAGATCGAGGTCGGCAGCGGCAAACCAGGACTGCTGCGTCTGGACGTGTTCGATATGCTGGGCAGATGCGTGTATGCACATCCTCCGACGCAGATATCTGCCGGAACTTCGAACCTCAACATCCCTGTCTCCCGACTGGCAAACGGACCGTATCTCATCCGTCTCAGCGAAGGCGGACAGACGCTGCAACGTCATATACTGGTGGCACGTTAA
- the gatD gene encoding Glu-tRNA(Gln) amidotransferase subunit GatD, which translates to MSSNDTYKGYKGAALEALKQFGVRVWSDAVLTTEDDSFEGIILPRSETADGDHIVIKMKTGYNVGIRADRIIAGKEIGYKEAVYKIPEKAFPYDPKKPRVVLLGTGGTIASRLDYRTGAVIPAFTPGELYGSVPELADICNLETTKLFGVFSENMGPEQYMILAEKIGEEIEKGVRGIVIGHGTDTMHHTSAALSYMVQNSPVPIVMVGSQRSSDRPSSDAALNLMHSVKTAADCDIAEVMVCMFGPTSDDYGLLHCGTRVRKMHSSYRSTFRTIGDIPLAIVNRDGFKYLRNDYNPRRQDRNVDVRAVFDDRIGIVYYYPNMKADMIDSMVENGYRGIIIAGTGLGHVNKPLYPALKRAQDAGVAVYMTVQTLWGYVQMYVYETGREMMELGVIPLENMLPESAYIKLGWAMGQSEDPEEVKRIMLTPINRETTTREPYNGYLIFQGGIPEVDEFVSEIHR; encoded by the coding sequence ATGAGCAGCAACGATACATACAAAGGGTACAAGGGCGCCGCACTCGAAGCGCTGAAACAATTCGGTGTGCGCGTCTGGAGCGACGCAGTTCTGACCACGGAAGACGATTCCTTTGAGGGCATCATTTTGCCGCGCTCCGAAACTGCTGACGGTGATCACATCGTGATCAAGATGAAGACCGGCTACAACGTCGGTATCCGGGCGGATAGAATTATTGCCGGAAAGGAAATCGGCTACAAAGAAGCGGTGTACAAGATTCCGGAAAAGGCCTTCCCGTATGATCCCAAGAAGCCTCGAGTGGTTCTGCTCGGTACAGGAGGAACTATCGCGAGCAGACTGGATTATCGTACCGGCGCGGTTATCCCCGCCTTCACGCCCGGCGAGCTGTACGGTTCCGTTCCGGAACTCGCGGATATCTGCAATCTGGAAACGACGAAACTCTTCGGTGTCTTCAGTGAAAACATGGGCCCGGAACAGTACATGATTCTCGCGGAAAAGATCGGCGAGGAAATTGAGAAAGGCGTCCGCGGCATCGTTATCGGGCATGGTACGGACACCATGCACCACACGTCTGCGGCATTGTCGTACATGGTCCAGAACTCCCCCGTCCCGATTGTGATGGTCGGATCGCAGCGCTCCAGCGACCGCCCGTCATCCGACGCGGCGTTGAATCTGATGCATAGCGTCAAGACCGCCGCGGACTGCGATATCGCCGAGGTCATGGTCTGCATGTTCGGACCGACCTCCGATGACTACGGCCTTCTCCACTGCGGCACCCGCGTCCGGAAAATGCACTCGTCCTATCGCTCGACCTTCCGTACCATCGGCGATATTCCGCTGGCCATCGTCAATCGTGACGGTTTCAAATATTTGCGCAACGATTACAATCCTCGACGCCAGGACAGGAACGTGGATGTCCGCGCCGTCTTTGATGATCGCATCGGCATCGTGTATTACTATCCGAACATGAAGGCCGACATGATCGACTCGATGGTCGAAAACGGCTATCGGGGTATCATCATCGCCGGTACCGGCCTCGGTCACGTCAACAAACCGCTGTACCCCGCTCTCAAACGCGCGCAGGATGCCGGTGTCGCCGTGTACATGACAGTGCAGACACTGTGGGGCTATGTGCAGATGTACGTGTACGAAACGGGTCGCGAAATGATGGAACTCGGCGTGATTCCTTTGGAGAACATGCTGCCCGAATCGGCCTATATCAAACTTGGTTGGGCCATGGGGCAAAGCGAAGATCCCGAAGAAGTCAAGCGCATTATGCTCACGCCCATCAATCGTGAAACAACGACGCGAGAGCCCTACAATGGCTATCTCATTTTCCAGGGGGGCATTCCCGAGGTGGATGAGTTCGTCAGCGAAATTCATCGTTGA